In Triticum aestivum cultivar Chinese Spring chromosome 5B, IWGSC CS RefSeq v2.1, whole genome shotgun sequence, the following proteins share a genomic window:
- the LOC123111881 gene encoding chromatin remodeling protein EBS, whose product MAKTKQGKRDIDSYTIRGTTKVVRVGDCVLMRPSDTDNAPYVARVESLESDGRGSVRVRVRWYYRPEESKGGRRQFHGAKELFLSDHFDTQSAHTIEGKCIVHSFKNYTKLDNVGPEDFFCRFEYKAATGAFTPDRVAVYCKCEMPYNPDDLMVQCEGCKDWFHPTCMGMTIEQAKKLDTFLCADCAKENGAKRPSNSYPSSPSSDSKVEPKRRKK is encoded by the exons ATGGCCAAGACCAAGCAGGGCAAGAGGGACATCGACTCCTACACCATCAGGGGCACCACCAAGGTCGTCCGAG TCGGGGACTGCGTGCTGATGCGGCCGTCGGACACGGACAACGCGCCCTACGTGGCCCGGGTGGAGAGCCTGGAGTCGGACGGTCGGGGGAGCGTGCGGGTGCGGGTCCGCTGGTACTACCGGCCGGAGGAGTCCAAGGGCGGCCGCCGGCAGTTCCACGGGGCCAAAGAGCTCTTCCTCTCCGACCACTTCGACACGCAGAGCGCACACACCATCGAGGGCAAGTGCATCGTCCACTCCTTCAAGAACTACACCAAGCTCGACAACGTCGGCCCGGAAGACTTCTTCTGCCGATTCGAGTACAAGGCGGCCACCGGAGCGTTCACCCCCGACCGTGTGGCCGT GTACTGCAAGTGCGAGATGCCGTACAACCCAGATGACCTCATGGTGCAATGCGAGGGATGCAAAGACTG GTTCCATCCAACCTGTATGGGAATGACCATTGAGCAGGCCAAAAAGTTAGATACTTTCCTGTGCGCGGATTGTGCTAAAGAAAATGGTGCAAAGAGACCTTCAAATTCATACCCGAGTTCACCAAGTTCTGATTCTAAG GTTGAGCCGAAAAGGCGGAAGAAGTAA